Genomic DNA from Microbacterium lacus:
CAGCTGCAGCGAGGGCGACAGGTCGATCACCGAGGCGTTGTTCACGACGATGTCGATGCCGCCGAACTCGCCCTGGGTCTTCATGACCGCCGCGGTGATGTCGTCGTCGCTGCGGACGTCGCCCACGATCGGGAGGGCGTTGCCGCCCGCCGCGCGGATCTGCTCGGCCGCGGAGTGCACGGTGCCTTCGAGCTTCGGGTGGGGCGAGTCGGTCTTGGCGAGCAGCGCGATGTTGGCGCCGTCGGCCGCGGCACGCAGCGCGATCGCGAGGCCGATGCCGCGGCTGCCACCGGACATCAGGATGGTCTTGCCGGCCAGAGTGCTCATGCGTTCTCCTTCGGTGCGGACTGCTTGCGGGATGCCGCGGCGAAGGCGGCGATGCGCAGCTTCGACTCCTCGGTGTCGAAGCGGGCGCCGATGCTCGCGGCCTCGTCGGCCAGGTTCTCCTCGAAGCTGCGGTGCGCGCCGACGCGCACCAGGCGCTTGGCCTGCCCGAACGCCGCCGTTGCGTTGTCGAGCCAGAAGCGCGCGACCGCTTCGGCGCGCGCGGCGAGCTCGCCCGGTGCGACGACCTCGGCGACCAAGCCCCAGTCGAGCGCGGTCTCGGCGTCGATCGTCCGGTCCTGCAGGAGGAGGGCGAGGGCACGGCGCTGACCGATCGCGGCCGGGAGCAGTGTCGAGACGCCGAGGTCGGGGGTCAGCCCGATGTTCGCGTACTTGCTGACGAACTTCGCCGACTCCGACGCGACGATGTAGTCGGCGCTCAGCATGAGCCCGAGCCCACCGCCCGCGACCGCGCCCTGCACGGCCGCGACGATCGGCTTGTCCGAGAGCACCCAGGCACGGATCCCCTCGTGGATCACGTGCGCCATCGCGGTGACATCGTCGCCGCCCGCGGGTGCGCCGGCCATCGCGACGACATCGCCGCCCGCGCAGAATGCCGGGCCGGCGGCATCCAGGATCACGGCGCCCACCGATGCGTCGCCGGTCACCTCATGCGCGATGTCGCGCCAGAGGGTGCCCATCTCGAAATCCATCGCGTTGAGGGATGCCGGACGGTTGAAGGTCACGCGGGCCAGCGGGCCCTCGCGCGTGACGAGGATCGAGTCGCTCATGGAGTCTCCTGGGTGGGGGTCAGCGCGGCGCCATGCGGATCGCACCGTCGAGTCGGATGGTCTCGCCGTTCAGGTAGCCGTTGCGCACGGCTTCCATCACGAGCGACGCGTATTCGTCGGGACGGCCGAGCCGCGCCGGGTAGGGCACCTGCTCGCCGAGGGAGTCCTGCGCCGCCTGCGGGAGCCCGGCGAGCATCGGGGTCTCCATGATCCCGGGGGCGATCGTGAGGACGCGGATGCCGTACCGGGCGAGCTCGCGCGCGATCGGCAGCGTCATCGCGTGCACGCCGCCCTTGCTCGCCGAGTACGCCGGCTGGCCGATCTGCCCGTCGAACGCCGCGACGCTCGCCGTGTTGACGACGAGTCCGCGGTCGCCGCTGTCGGCATCGGGGTCGGTGCGGGCCATGACGGCGGAGGCCTGCGAGATCACGTTGTACGTGCCGATCAGGTTGACGCGCACGATGCGCTCGAACCCGTCGAGAGGCGAGGGGTTGCCGTCGCGGTCGAGCACCTTGGCGGGCGGGGCGATCCCGGCGCAGTTCACGACGACCCGCAGGGGGCCGGATGCCGCCGCCTGGCGCACCGCGTCGGCGACCTGTTCGGGGCTCGTGACGTCGGCGGGCGCGAACGTGCCGCCCAGTTCGGCCGCGACATCGGCTCCGGATGAGGAGGGCAGGTCGATGATCGTGACGTGGGCGCCCGCGGCGGCGAGCCGGCGGGCGGTCGCGAGTCCCAGGCCGCTGGCGCCGCCGGTGACGAGCGCGGAAGCTCCGCTGATGTCCATGTGCTCTCCTTCGAACGTGCGACTGCATCCCAGCTTAGATGGGACTCAGTTCCACCGTGAACCCGGCCGCGTCCGGCACCGGCGTCGCGGCATCCGTCGCCCAGGGTACGCCCGCTCCCGCACCGCGAAACTGCATCTGCACGCCGAGACGCAGGCGAATCCCCTAGGTTTCGGCGCTCCCGTGCAGTCTCGCGGCCACGACGGGATCACCCCGGGCCGAGGATGAAGTTCCACGAGCCGGAGACCACCGCGGCGGACAGGGCCGCGGCGGCGATCGCGGCGCCGACGGCCATCAGGCCCCACTCTGCGGCGCCGAACGTCGACGGCCGCGCCCACGTCCGTGCGCCCGGCGCACCGAAGCCCCGCGCCTCCATCGCCGTCGCGAGCTTCGACCCCCGCCGGATCGACAGCACGAGCAGCGCGAAGGCCATCCCGAGGAACCGGCGCAGCCGCCCGCGGTCGGCGACGCCGCGCGCCCGGCGGGCGAGCTCGAGCGCTCGCCAGTCATCCAGGAACAGCCCCACCATGCGGAGCCCCGCGAGGCCGCCGAGCACGAACCGCGCCGGCAGCTTCAGGATCTGCGAGAGCCCGTCGGCCAGATCCGTCGGGTCGACCGTGGCGAACAGCACGACCGACGGCAGGGCGATCGCCAGCACGCGCAGCGTCGTGGCGAGTGCGAGCTCGAGCGACCCGTCGCTCACCCGCACGGCGAGCCACTCGACGTACACCTGTCCGGACGTGCGGCCGTAGAGCGCGATCGTGAGGCCGGTGAGCGGAGCGAGGACCCAGACGAGCCAGGTGCGGCGCCAGAACTCGCGCCAGCCGAGACCGGCGAACGGCATGAGCAGCAGCTCGAGCGCGAGCGCGACCGCCGCCGAGACGACATCGAGCGTCAGCACGAGCGGGACCGTGATGAGCACGGCCGCCCCGAGCTTGGCGACGGGGTTGATCCGCGCGACGCCGCGCATCAGGACACCCCCAGCGCGAACCGCTCGGCGTGGAGGGCCGCAGCGACATCGAGGTCGTGCGTCACCGCGACGACCGCAGAGCCGGCGTCCCGCAGCTCTGCAAGGAGAGCGACGAGTTCGCCCCACGTGCGGGCGTCCTGACCGAACGTCGGTTCGTCCAGGACCAGCATCCGGGGTCTCGTCGCGAGCATCGCCGCCACGGTCAGTCGCCGCTTCTCGCCCCCGGAGAGCGTGAACGGGTTCGCGTCGGCGAGATGCGCGAGCCGCAGCCGGGACAGCAGCTCGTCCACGCGGGCGGCGGTCTCCGTCGCGGGCAGCCCGAGGGCTGCGGGACCGACCGCGAGCTCCTCCCGGACGCTGCGCGCGAGCAGCTGATGCTCCGGGTCCTGGAATACCGTGCCGATCCGGGTGAGGAGGTCCCGCGAGCGCCAGCGGATCGGCTGCGCTCCGACGCCTCCGGCCAGCGCAGGGGTCGCCTCGAGGACACCGGATGCCGGGGGCAGGAGCCCCGCGAGGGTCAGCCCGAGTGTCGACTTGCCGGCGCCGTTCGGCCCCGTGATCGCGAGCGCCGACCCGGCCCGTACGTCCAGCTCGATGCCCGCGGCGACCGGCTGAGCACGGACCCGCTCCACGGCGAGACCTCGTGCTCGCACGAGGATCTCGGCGGGAGCATGCGCCGGCGGCGACGGCAGAGCGGGCGGGATGCCGGGCACCCAGACCCCGTGCGCGGCGAGCTCCGTCCCCCGGGCCCCGAGAACCGCATCGGGCGAGCCGTCCGCCACCACCCCACCTTCGCCGAGCACGATCACCCGATCCACGAGGGGGAGCCAGACCTCGACGCGATGCTCGACCACGACGAGCGTCGTCTCCCCGGCGCCCACCAGTGCGGCGACCGCCGCGCGCACCTCCGCGACGCCCCCCGGGTCGAGGTTCGCGGTCGGCTCGTCCAGCAGAACGAGTCCGGGCCGCATCGCGATCACCCCGGCCAGCGCGAGCCGCTGCTTCTGCCCGCCGGAGAGCGCGCTCGTCGAACGGTCCAGGGCGACGTCCAGCCCGACCCGGTCGAGGGCATCGCGCACGCGCGGCCAGATCTCCGCGCGCGGGACGCCGAGGTTCTCGCAGCCGAACGCGACGTCGTCGCCGACCCGGGCGAGGATCACCTGCGCGTCGGGGTCCTGCAGCACGAGCCCGGCGCGCCCGCGGGAGGCCGCGGGCGGCATCCCGTCGATCGTCAGCTCGCCCGCCCGATCGCCCTCTTCATCGCCGCCGAGGACGCCGGCCAGGCCTTTCAGGAACGTCGACTTGCCCGATCCCGATGCGCCCAGGAGCAGCACGCGCTCCCCCGGCTCGATGCGCAGGCTGACGTCGCGCAGCGCCCAGGCGGAGCGTCCCGCGTGGCGCCAGCCCCATCCGCTCGCGGTGACGGCGGCCGGGCCCGGTGCGGC
This window encodes:
- a CDS encoding enoyl-CoA hydratase/isomerase family protein, with protein sequence MSDSILVTREGPLARVTFNRPASLNAMDFEMGTLWRDIAHEVTGDASVGAVILDAAGPAFCAGGDVVAMAGAPAGGDDVTAMAHVIHEGIRAWVLSDKPIVAAVQGAVAGGGLGLMLSADYIVASESAKFVSKYANIGLTPDLGVSTLLPAAIGQRRALALLLQDRTIDAETALDWGLVAEVVAPGELAARAEAVARFWLDNATAAFGQAKRLVRVGAHRSFEENLADEAASIGARFDTEESKLRIAAFAAASRKQSAPKENA
- a CDS encoding SDR family NAD(P)-dependent oxidoreductase; amino-acid sequence: MDISGASALVTGGASGLGLATARRLAAAGAHVTIIDLPSSSGADVAAELGGTFAPADVTSPEQVADAVRQAAASGPLRVVVNCAGIAPPAKVLDRDGNPSPLDGFERIVRVNLIGTYNVISQASAVMARTDPDADSGDRGLVVNTASVAAFDGQIGQPAYSASKGGVHAMTLPIARELARYGIRVLTIAPGIMETPMLAGLPQAAQDSLGEQVPYPARLGRPDEYASLVMEAVRNGYLNGETIRLDGAIRMAPR
- a CDS encoding energy-coupling factor transporter transmembrane component T family protein, which codes for MRGVARINPVAKLGAAVLITVPLVLTLDVVSAAVALALELLLMPFAGLGWREFWRRTWLVWVLAPLTGLTIALYGRTSGQVYVEWLAVRVSDGSLELALATTLRVLAIALPSVVLFATVDPTDLADGLSQILKLPARFVLGGLAGLRMVGLFLDDWRALELARRARGVADRGRLRRFLGMAFALLVLSIRRGSKLATAMEARGFGAPGARTWARPSTFGAAEWGLMAVGAAIAAAALSAAVVSGSWNFILGPG
- a CDS encoding ABC transporter ATP-binding protein, with protein sequence MPAAAPGPAAVTASGWGWRHAGRSAWALRDVSLRIEPGERVLLLGASGSGKSTFLKGLAGVLGGDEEGDRAGELTIDGMPPAASRGRAGLVLQDPDAQVILARVGDDVAFGCENLGVPRAEIWPRVRDALDRVGLDVALDRSTSALSGGQKQRLALAGVIAMRPGLVLLDEPTANLDPGGVAEVRAAVAALVGAGETTLVVVEHRVEVWLPLVDRVIVLGEGGVVADGSPDAVLGARGTELAAHGVWVPGIPPALPSPPAHAPAEILVRARGLAVERVRAQPVAAGIELDVRAGSALAITGPNGAGKSTLGLTLAGLLPPASGVLEATPALAGGVGAQPIRWRSRDLLTRIGTVFQDPEHQLLARSVREELAVGPAALGLPATETAARVDELLSRLRLAHLADANPFTLSGGEKRRLTVAAMLATRPRMLVLDEPTFGQDARTWGELVALLAELRDAGSAVVAVTHDLDVAAALHAERFALGVS